A genomic segment from Thermoplasmataceae archaeon encodes:
- a CDS encoding rubrerythrin family protein translates to MDFKHSKTLENLKAGFAGESQANRRYLYFAQKADEEGNQEISQIFRSTADGETAHAFGHMNYLKAVGDPVTGEPIGTTEQNLKSAIAGETYEYSQMYPGFAKVAREEGFEDIAHWFEILTKAEKAHAKKYEDTLAKLKQ, encoded by the coding sequence ATGGACTTTAAACATAGCAAGACTCTTGAAAACCTGAAAGCAGGTTTCGCGGGTGAAAGCCAGGCTAACAGAAGATATCTTTACTTTGCACAGAAAGCCGATGAAGAGGGGAACCAGGAGATCTCCCAGATTTTCAGATCAACCGCCGATGGAGAAACAGCACATGCCTTTGGGCACATGAATTACCTGAAGGCAGTAGGAGACCCAGTCACTGGAGAACCTATTGGAACTACCGAACAGAACCTCAAATCCGCAATAGCAGGTGAAACATATGAATATAGCCAGATGTATCCAGGCTTTGCAAAGGTCGCCCGGGAAGAGGGCTTTGAGGATATAGCCCATTGGTTTGAGATCTTAACTAAAGCGGAAAAAGCGCACGCTAAGAAGTATGAAGATACTCTCGCGAAATTGAAGCAATAA
- the priS gene encoding DNA primase catalytic subunit PriS: protein MDAAESDQKLRGLFHDYYVNEQLETPDLLQSREIGYIPFNGSMSRHRRILTSAELKYFVTSVVPRHLYYSTSYYRKPEEKKMQEKEWLGAELIFDLDADHIKGAERMTYTQILDEVKKHTLRLIHHFLLGDLGFEESELKVYFSGGRGYHVHVLSEKVYEMSSDSRREITDYIRGENISAQGIIASASEKQFIGGWPRNVDIALSSYFRNLPRVRDLARDVVKGILDNGNTARSFVDYLNRPLKIGSKTMKRIDIFSMEGPEKYSVSESDPRFEKILDNVISQTRDQLSSEIDDPVTTDVHRLIRFPGSLHGKTGLKVINVRIKDMEGFDPLREAIPKSFAQGTAAIQVESDTTIEINGKHLDLAAGKNEVPLYAAVFMVASKRAIFI from the coding sequence ATGGATGCTGCAGAATCCGACCAGAAGCTGAGAGGGCTTTTTCACGATTACTACGTGAACGAACAGCTGGAAACTCCCGATCTCCTGCAGTCACGAGAAATAGGTTACATCCCATTTAACGGATCAATGTCCAGGCACAGACGAATACTGACTTCAGCAGAACTGAAATATTTTGTTACAAGTGTGGTTCCGAGGCATCTGTACTATTCGACCTCATATTACCGTAAGCCAGAGGAAAAAAAGATGCAGGAAAAAGAATGGCTTGGTGCTGAGCTGATTTTTGATCTTGACGCCGATCACATCAAGGGGGCAGAAAGAATGACCTACACCCAGATTCTTGACGAGGTCAAGAAGCACACGCTGCGCCTAATTCACCATTTTCTTCTGGGTGATCTTGGGTTTGAAGAATCAGAACTAAAAGTATATTTCTCTGGTGGGAGGGGATACCACGTTCATGTACTTAGCGAGAAAGTTTACGAAATGTCCTCAGACTCCAGACGGGAGATCACCGATTACATTCGTGGAGAAAACATATCGGCTCAGGGAATTATAGCCTCCGCAAGTGAAAAACAGTTTATCGGAGGTTGGCCCAGAAATGTGGATATTGCTCTTTCGTCATACTTCCGCAATCTCCCCCGAGTGAGGGACCTGGCAAGAGATGTGGTTAAAGGCATACTGGATAATGGCAACACGGCAAGGAGTTTCGTGGACTATCTAAACAGGCCATTGAAAATAGGATCTAAGACCATGAAGAGAATTGACATTTTTTCAATGGAAGGCCCGGAAAAGTATTCCGTCTCAGAATCAGACCCGCGATTTGAGAAGATTTTAGATAACGTAATTTCCCAAACAAGGGATCAACTGAGTTCTGAAATAGATGATCCCGTAACTACGGACGTACACAGATTAATAAGGTTCCCCGGCAGCCTTCACGGTAAGACGGGCCTCAAGGTCATAAATGTCAGGATCAAGGATATGGAAGGGTTTGACCCGCTCAGGGAAGCAATACCGAAGTCATTTGCTCAGGGTACTGCGGCCATACAGGTTGAAAGTGACACAACCATCGAAATTAACGGAAAACATTTGGACTTGGCCGCTGGGAAAAACGAAGTACCCCTCTACGCAGCTGTCTTTATGGTGGCTTCAAAGAGAGCCATATTTATATAG
- a CDS encoding methionine synthase translates to MAGTILKTQEIGSFRKPEYLSRKFHSSAESEIVPLKEKATLETLETFRNVGMENLGVGGEMFRWEMYEHFAQFVSGLEFYGMVRSFDNRYYRKGIVVSDLSRKSCLHGDELKFLLKNTNGDLKLPVTGPYTMMDWSFNEHYGDRHETALAFSRILNDEIRELKRMWVSARPAEKFQVQIDEPATTTHPSEMDIVVDSINRSVEGIEDVEFSLHVCYSKDYRVLYDRVPDLKIHGLNLEYANRDMLSRGVSDSERPGYNDIRYFAEVEKKKFLGVGVTDVHIDEIESVPLIEDRINYTLGILEDPVRIKINPDCGLRTRSRKVGEEKLRNMVIARNNVLKKI, encoded by the coding sequence ATGGCTGGAACTATACTGAAAACTCAGGAGATTGGGAGCTTCAGAAAACCAGAGTATCTGAGCAGAAAATTCCATTCGTCTGCTGAATCCGAGATTGTTCCCTTGAAGGAAAAAGCTACTCTGGAGACACTTGAAACTTTCAGAAACGTCGGAATGGAGAATCTTGGGGTTGGAGGAGAGATGTTCAGGTGGGAAATGTATGAACATTTTGCTCAATTTGTGTCGGGACTTGAATTTTATGGAATGGTGAGGTCATTTGACAACAGGTACTACAGGAAGGGAATTGTTGTTTCCGATCTCTCGAGGAAATCCTGCCTGCATGGAGATGAACTCAAATTCCTGCTGAAAAACACCAACGGAGATCTGAAATTACCGGTAACTGGACCATACACCATGATGGATTGGTCTTTCAATGAACACTACGGGGACAGGCATGAGACTGCTCTGGCATTCTCCAGAATATTGAATGATGAGATCCGGGAACTGAAGAGGATGTGGGTAAGTGCCAGACCAGCGGAGAAGTTTCAGGTGCAGATTGATGAACCGGCCACAACAACGCATCCGTCAGAAATGGATATTGTAGTGGATTCAATAAACAGGTCCGTTGAGGGAATTGAAGATGTGGAATTCTCCCTGCATGTCTGCTACAGCAAGGATTATAGGGTTCTATATGACAGGGTTCCAGATTTGAAGATTCATGGGCTGAACCTGGAATATGCTAACAGGGACATGCTCTCCAGGGGAGTCTCGGATTCCGAAAGACCAGGATACAATGACATAAGATATTTCGCCGAAGTAGAGAAAAAGAAATTTCTCGGTGTTGGCGTCACGGATGTGCACATAGATGAAATTGAAAGTGTTCCTTTGATAGAAGACCGGATCAATTACACTCTGGGGATACTGGAAGACCCCGTAAGGATAAAGATAAACCCGGACTGTGGTCTCCGAACCAGAAGCAGGAAAGTAGGAGAGGAGAAGCTTAGGAACATGGTCATTGCCAGAAACAACGTTTTGAAGAAGATTTAG